From a single Helicovermis profundi genomic region:
- the hydF gene encoding [FeFe] hydrogenase H-cluster maturation GTPase HydF, protein MNKTPSSNRIHIAIFGNRNAGKSSLINAIIGQDVSLVSSVKGTTTDPVSKLIELIPLGPVVFIDTAGLDDEGELGNLRVERSKKILQRTDFAIYLNDITNFDKEKKNEFVSEFKEFNIPYISVFNKIDLIEKSKLNKIKNEFPNDYFISTNDSKNILNFKDILINHIKDGVKEPSIIGGLVKENGTVVMVVPVDSEAPKGRLILPQVQLIRDCLDNGIKSYVVRDTELESALKDLKSIDLVVTDSQAFKRVSEIVPKNINLTSFSILFARYKGDINTFVSGISSVKRLRDGAKILISESCTHNHSHEDIGRYKIPNLLTKHENKTFDFHFKMGHDFPLDLDSYDLIIHCGSCMLNSKTMKSRLMIAKKAGVPITNYGVILAYLSGILDRTLEVDGIMN, encoded by the coding sequence ATGAACAAAACACCCTCGTCAAATAGAATCCATATCGCAATATTTGGTAATAGAAATGCTGGTAAAAGTTCATTAATTAACGCCATTATTGGTCAAGATGTATCTTTAGTTTCAAGCGTAAAAGGAACAACTACAGATCCTGTTTCAAAACTAATTGAGTTAATACCACTTGGACCTGTTGTATTTATTGATACTGCAGGACTTGATGATGAAGGCGAACTTGGAAATTTAAGAGTTGAAAGAAGCAAAAAAATACTTCAAAGGACAGATTTTGCTATATACTTAAACGATATTACTAATTTTGATAAAGAAAAGAAAAATGAATTCGTGAGTGAATTTAAAGAATTTAATATACCATACATTTCTGTTTTTAATAAAATTGATTTAATTGAAAAAAGCAAATTAAATAAAATTAAAAATGAATTTCCAAATGATTATTTTATTTCTACTAACGATAGTAAAAATATTTTAAATTTTAAAGACATTCTAATTAATCATATTAAAGATGGGGTCAAAGAACCTTCTATAATAGGCGGTTTAGTTAAAGAAAACGGAACTGTTGTTATGGTAGTTCCCGTAGACTCTGAAGCCCCTAAAGGCAGACTGATATTACCTCAGGTTCAATTAATCAGAGATTGTTTAGATAACGGCATTAAAAGTTATGTCGTTCGCGACACGGAACTTGAAAGTGCGCTTAAAGATCTTAAAAGTATTGACCTAGTTGTTACAGATTCGCAGGCCTTTAAAAGAGTAAGTGAAATTGTTCCGAAAAACATAAATTTAACTTCTTTTTCAATTTTATTTGCTAGATATAAAGGTGATATAAATACATTTGTTTCTGGAATTAGTTCTGTAAAAAGACTAAGAGATGGAGCAAAAATTTTAATTTCTGAAAGCTGCACTCATAACCATTCTCACGAAGATATTGGTAGATACAAAATTCCTAATCTTCTTACTAAACATGAAAATAAAACTTTCGATTTTCATTTTAAGATGGGCCATGATTTTCCGCTCGATTTAGATAGCTACGACTTAATAATACACTGTGGTTCATGTATGCTTAATTCTAAAACTATGAAATCTAGACTTATGATTGCTAAAAAAGCTGGTGTCCCTATTACAAACTACGGAGTTATTCTTGCCTACTTAAGTGGAATTTTAGATAGAACTTTAGAAGTTGATGGAATTATGAACTAA
- a CDS encoding group II intron maturase-specific domain-containing protein — MKVKVREITSRSKGISYEALKLKLKQFVRGWVNYFKLADMKTLLQRTDRWLRRRLRMFIWKRWKKVRTRYRMLKRLGYNHSNAIKYANTRKGYWQVAGSQILSCSITDNRLRESGYLFFSDYYKSVNA; from the coding sequence ATGAAAGTGAAAGTAAGAGAAATCACATCAAGAAGCAAAGGTATCAGTTATGAAGCTTTAAAGCTTAAACTGAAACAATTTGTTAGAGGTTGGGTGAATTATTTTAAACTAGCTGACATGAAAACTCTTTTACAACGTACTGACAGGTGGTTACGCAGAAGGCTTCGGATGTTTATCTGGAAAAGGTGGAAGAAAGTAAGAACGAGGTACAGAATGCTTAAGCGTCTCGGTTATAACCATTCCAATGCAATTAAGTATGCAAATACTAGAAAAGGCTACTGGCAAGTCGCCGGTAGCCAAATACTAAGTTGTTCTATCACAGATAATCGACTTAGAGAGTCTGGTTATCTATTCTTTTCTGATTATTACAAATCTGTTAATGCATAA
- a CDS encoding DUF6431 domain-containing protein, with protein MIDHLPFHRLSCSCGQKGCLIKHAYYKRFIKISGKLYELKILRLICKCCGKTESVLPSWIVPYSQILLKDIITVIQTYLKKLPFENIMINNLLIDESNIRYIIRQFNRHWRERLAVFKIPINHKFTTIMSFKKYNRQFMQIKSTSNILFNNTHIT; from the coding sequence ATGATTGATCATTTACCGTTTCATCGCCTTTCTTGTAGCTGTGGCCAAAAGGGCTGTCTTATTAAACACGCCTATTATAAACGTTTTATTAAAATTTCTGGTAAATTATACGAACTAAAAATTCTAAGATTAATCTGTAAATGTTGTGGTAAAACTGAATCAGTTCTACCAAGTTGGATTGTTCCTTATTCTCAAATATTATTAAAGGATATTATCACAGTTATTCAGACTTATTTAAAAAAATTACCTTTCGAAAATATTATGATCAACAACTTACTTATTGATGAAAGTAACATTAGATATATTATTCGTCAGTTCAATCGGCACTGGAGAGAGCGATTAGCTGTTTTTAAGATACCAATAAATCATAAATTTACAACTATTATGTCTTTTAAAAAATATAATAGACAGTTTATGCAAATTAAAAGCACTTCAAATATTTTATTTAATAACACCCACATAACTTAG
- a CDS encoding DDE-type integrase/transposase/recombinase translates to MNNDDKQKIALFRYSILAPLISGTCDDSKSNKAFFRDASHNTYTNPRGMDTIISATTIERWYYSYQKYGFDGLMPKRRNDTGQSRKLDDDMIEQINYLKSEYPRIPATLIHQKLISNGTINKGEISLSTINRYVNQLNKNNLYTNNKDMRRYERPHINEVWCGDSSVGPYLMINRKKHKVWIIAMLDDASRMITGIDVFFNDNTVNVMSVLKSAVSKYGRPKRLNFDNGSSYKNKQITLLAARIGSTLNYNPPYTPTGKAKVERFFKTLKQQWMSGLNMNDFSSLEDLRLSLLIYVKSYNQKIHSSLNGLSPMDRFFSESALIKRLSEDHIYKSFLLEIERRVSTDNVVVINEVEYEVHYRFSKQRITLRYSPDMKNIFILDKYTGDLTPIKLLNKHENSKIKREKVKLTGGKN, encoded by the coding sequence ATGAATAACGATGATAAGCAAAAAATTGCACTTTTTAGGTATAGCATTCTTGCTCCATTAATTAGCGGAACATGTGATGATTCGAAATCTAATAAGGCTTTTTTTCGTGATGCCTCTCATAACACTTATACCAATCCGAGGGGCATGGATACTATTATTTCGGCTACAACTATAGAGCGTTGGTACTATAGTTATCAAAAATATGGTTTTGATGGTCTAATGCCTAAAAGGCGTAATGATACAGGTCAATCAAGAAAACTTGATGATGATATGATAGAGCAAATTAACTATCTTAAAAGTGAATATCCAAGAATTCCTGCTACATTAATTCATCAAAAGTTAATTAGTAATGGCACTATTAACAAAGGTGAAATTTCACTTTCAACAATTAATAGATATGTAAATCAATTAAATAAAAATAATCTTTATACCAATAATAAGGATATGAGAAGATATGAGCGTCCTCATATCAATGAAGTATGGTGTGGTGACAGCAGTGTTGGACCTTACTTAATGATTAATAGGAAAAAACATAAAGTGTGGATTATTGCTATGTTAGATGATGCTTCACGTATGATAACTGGTATTGACGTATTTTTTAATGATAATACAGTTAATGTAATGTCTGTACTAAAATCTGCAGTTTCAAAATATGGAAGACCAAAACGACTAAATTTTGATAATGGATCTTCATATAAAAATAAGCAAATCACCTTACTTGCTGCTCGCATTGGTTCAACGCTTAACTACAATCCACCTTATACACCAACTGGAAAAGCTAAGGTAGAAAGGTTCTTTAAAACCCTTAAACAACAGTGGATGAGTGGACTTAACATGAATGATTTTTCATCACTCGAGGATCTTCGTTTATCACTTTTAATATATGTAAAATCTTACAATCAAAAGATTCATAGTTCTTTAAACGGATTATCACCAATGGACCGTTTTTTTAGTGAATCAGCGCTTATCAAAAGATTAAGTGAAGATCATATTTATAAAAGTTTTCTACTTGAAATAGAGCGGCGAGTTTCAACAGATAATGTAGTTGTAATTAATGAAGTGGAATATGAAGTGCATTATAGATTTTCTAAACAAAGAATTACTTTAAGGTATTCACCTGATATGAAAAATATTTTTATATTAGATAAATATACAGGAGATTTAACGCCTATTAAGTTACTAAATAAGCATGAAAATTCTAAAATCAAACGTGAAAAAGTTAAATTAACAGGAGGAAAAAATTAA
- a CDS encoding ExeA family protein — protein MDYTSRFGLDFNPFIKNSKEIIIETSEYKETLLRLNILLETRGFGLITGSPGKGKTTIIRSWSKILNPSLFKVIYSSLSTLTVAEFYKNLAQQLGLEPMMRKNDNFKIIQNEITRYAVEKRITPVIIIDEANYINNGILNDLKILFNFEMDSKDRAVVLLVGLPNINNTLRLVSHEPLRQRITMNYHLDGLNKEEARSYIKNKLIGANCHVNIFSEGALEGIINSSNGIPRIINKICNACLLIGNNQNITDINNDIVMMAVNETELG, from the coding sequence ATGGATTATACAAGTCGTTTTGGGTTAGATTTTAACCCATTTATAAAAAATAGTAAAGAAATAATAATTGAAACATCTGAATACAAAGAAACTTTGTTAAGACTTAATATACTACTTGAAACTAGAGGATTTGGTCTTATTACAGGATCACCTGGAAAAGGTAAAACAACTATTATAAGAAGTTGGTCTAAAATACTAAATCCTTCACTTTTTAAGGTTATTTATAGTTCATTATCAACTCTAACTGTAGCTGAATTTTATAAAAATTTAGCTCAGCAATTAGGTTTAGAGCCAATGATGAGAAAAAATGATAATTTTAAGATAATTCAAAATGAAATTACTAGATACGCTGTTGAAAAACGCATAACTCCGGTTATTATTATTGATGAAGCAAATTACATTAATAATGGTATACTAAATGATTTGAAAATTCTTTTCAATTTTGAAATGGATTCAAAAGATCGTGCAGTTGTATTATTAGTTGGACTTCCAAATATAAATAATACTCTTAGATTAGTATCACACGAACCGCTAAGACAAAGAATAACTATGAATTATCATTTAGATGGACTAAATAAAGAAGAAGCTAGAAGCTATATAAAAAATAAACTCATCGGAGCTAATTGTCATGTAAATATTTTTAGTGAAGGAGCCTTAGAAGGCATAATTAATTCTTCAAATGGTATACCAAGAATTATTAATAAAATATGTAATGCATGCTTATTAATAGGTAATAATCAAAATATTACAGATATTAATAACGATATTGTAATGATGGCGGTTAATGAAACTGAATTAGGATAA